The Gopherus flavomarginatus isolate rGopFla2 chromosome 4, rGopFla2.mat.asm, whole genome shotgun sequence genomic interval TTTTACTAAATGCACTACAAAAATCTCAAGCATCTTTTAGAACTAAACCCTACGGTGAAATACTGAGCTCTGTGAAGTCAGtcgcaaaatttccattgatttcattggggccAGAACTTTGCCCACTGCATTGAATCAGTGTTTGCATTACTCTGAATTTAAATACTATCAAACTAAAATCTCAGCATCACTGTTGCATTAATGCATATTTCTCCATTTTTGTGGATAAATCAGAAAACTTAGGGTTACTGCGAAAGCCATATCTTATGACACTGCACACACATGAAGGCATAACTTAACTCCATGTGTAGTAATAAATATAGAGAAATATGCAAGCAGGCTGCCTTACAGTTGCTGGGGGAACCATAACTTTGAGTAGTGTACCTGGAAACCTCTCCAATAAATAGGATTTATGGTATCAAATCAGAGTACATAATTTAAACCTTTATTTCAAATCATAGCTCAGTCAGTAGAGACTTGAGGGAATAGCAGCAGAAGCAGTACCAGCTGAGTGCTGGAGGAGGTGATTATTCCTGCTTAATAGTGTCCTCTCTTATCCAGCAGCACCTGCTGTACCTGTACAAAGTGGAGATGGTTCTAGTCATTTCCCCCAGCCTATTGCCACACCTTCATTTAAGGTGTGTGCCACTGCCTGCGGCAATCATTAGGTCGGTCTTTGTTTGTCAGTTATTTCCCCCCAGATGTCTGAGGAATTCCCCTGCTGTTCAGGCAGTGCATTGGGGTAGGATTTGGGCCTTGAGGCACTCTTCACTTTTATTTCAGGCTGACTACCATTTCAGGGAAACACTACTTTAGTTGACTTTAATTTCACATTTGGAAGGCCCTCTCTGcaataagggctagaaacttctgAAAAAAACTTGGAGAATCTCATTCACCATGGAAAGTTGTTTACTTACAAATGGTAAGTGAATTTGTCAAGTCCTGAGCCAAAGCTAGCTGAGAAATTTGACAGTCACTTCCAATATATTTGTAACTGGatgtctttgtttgtttgtttggtaggGGGGCTGTAGCCAGGTTAGCTGTCTCTCCATAATGCTTTTTCATCTTAGCTTTGGTAATTTGTTTGCTTGGAACATGATTAGCAGTACATTCTTTTCAGCTGTTAAATATCCAGGTACTCAACATTTAATCTCCATTTTCAGGGACTGAAGCCACTGGCATCCACAGAATCGCCAACTCTGATTTTTGGAACACCAACTAAACTTGCCTCCGATTCGCCAGCAGCTGTTTCTTCTTTGGGCAAGAACAAGGTGCCGGACCTCCAGAAGCTATTTCAGGTAAGAAGAAAAGCTTTATTAAgagcaaatgtaaataaaaaggATTGAAGATAGTGGGCCATATTCTGCCCTTCATTGCACCTGTGCAATGCCATCAGAGGGCATGCATTGATGTAACTCAAATTCTGCAACATTTGGTCCAAAGGATGTAAATATGTGAAACTTTTTCTGAAAGGGTTTATAGTAATTTTCATAACATCCTATAGTTGAATGTTTGTAGCTTGTTTAATTCATGGTCTCAGTACCTTGAGACCCTGCACAGGAATCCTTGTATTGGCAGGACATTTCCTAGAAAGGAGAGAGACCTCAGATCTCCTTTCTTCGCACTGCTACATGTGCTTATCACATTCAAGTCAGTTGTAAATATGTTTTCTTTCTTGCAACATATGACATGCTTATGATCCAACAAAGTGTCTGAATGCAAGGAACAAACTGGATGATCCCTGGTTTGTTTGGTGTTGagtaattttaaattgtttataaACTGCTATGTAAATGTTTATTGGTGCTCAGAACCTATGGAATAAGGGTATATGTAGTGTCCTCCAGAGTCTTTGTGTTTATCTCTGTGGATTAACAACTTGTTTGGGAGGAACTGATGAGTGGAGTTCATATTTTTATAGGAGTTCTCTAATTTTAAAGAACAAAACCTCATATAACATTCTGTTTTTTATGAGAATGACAAGGGgttgtgctttttaaaatgtgcacagtTCTCTCTTGCACGCCTTTTTTTATTTGCACGTGTAATGCTGAATTGGTGAACAACATTTGATTTATGCAAATCCTCTCCCATTCTCTAGTTACTGACACTTTTCAGTCAGGTGCCTTTTATGATAAAGGATTTTGAGAAAATATTCCAAGGCATGTTCGTGCCTACAATTTGCAAGGTGCATATAATAAAAAGCCTGCTCTTGCCTTTGTGCAGCTACAGGAAGAAACCCTAAATTCTGTTGGAGGATTAGTTACATAGAGGTTCGTGGAGGTTTTTCTTTACCCTGTCCAATTCTCTCATTATCCTTATTTTAGTTGCAGTAGCTTGTTTGTGGTGATCAGCATACACTCAACGTTTTTTCATTTGCTGTCTTTTTCTTCTCTCAAAGAAGGCTGATGGATTGCCAGTACATCTGAAACGAGGAGTTCCTGATCAGCTGCTATATCGGACCACTATGGCTCTAACAATAGGAGGGACCATCTACTGTTTGATAGCTCTCTACATGGCCTCACAACCAAAATCCAAGAAGTGAATGAACCATAACTAATGGGACTGATTCAACATTTCACTGAAGGAACAGTTGGGTACTACCCCTTTGTATTTACTACTTAATCCTGTGATTGTATGTTGTGAATTCTTCAAATAAAGAcattaaagaaaatgttttgaaaatggtTACCTTCTAATGCACTGGAAAGCAAGATAAATATCAAAGTTAATATTTAAGAGTGAAAGTCAATGTGTTTTTGCTTGTCAGGTCTCCAGTCTTCTTTCCCACCCCAATGTAAACCAGACAAACAATTGTCTTACAACAGCCTCTGAGCACTTTAGGGTGGTAAAACTTGCCACCTGCCTTTCAACAACATTAAATTGGAAATGAAAACTTAATTGTGTCAAGCTATGCCTTAACATCCACATTCTCTCAAGGGTAAGgaaaagggggcggggggcatTGTAGGGTACTACGGGTTTGCAGAAGCAATAAGTGATTTGTGTAATTTACTATTTGATGACAAgtctatttttcttttcattcatgTTCACTAAGAATTCACATTAGCAGGTACAGCACAGAGATTCTTCCAAATGCTCATATAGCATTAATGATGGAAACATGGTAACTTAAATTTGTACTTTCAGTGAGTAATATGACAGGGTTATGGTGTCCAAATCTAATACCACCTAAGAACACAGCTGCTGGTAGCAATGTTAAACTTAGACAAACTTCTGTATTGTAACACCAACTATACTAGTTTTTGTCCTTTTGTCCTTTTtgtcaaatttatttttaaattgaagtaCTGTTTATTTTTACTGTGGAATAAATACACCAATACAAACATTGAAATGTTTCAGATTTGAAAGTCTTATTTCATCTTTTATTAGGAGGCCTGGTGAAATGTTTCAAAGCATTCAGTTTCCAACCTCAACTTGTACCTTTTGAAGCAGACATCTGGTCGAACAGTCTCTAAACCTCAGAACTATGCTAATGGCCAGATAGTAGACTTTTACAAAGAATAATCACCAATATCTGCTTTTATGAAATATGGCAACCTTTTACTACTTAGTTGCATATTAACTGCTAtactgttttatttctaatttgtaAAAGAAGATAATTTAAGTTAACCCTTCCTCCCCCAGTAAAACCATATTGCATGAAATGCTGGAAGCTgacaaaaaataaagaaataagtaTTTGGTGATGAAATGCACCCTTTATCCTATAGGGACAGCCACTCCTATGGACTGCAATAACAGCTGTTTTGACTTCCTAACCATTAGAACTGCATACCTATGAATTCCCctgttttttttccaattccTACACCTATTCAAAATCACAAAGTCCACTTTCCTTGTGAAGAGGAGAGATAAAGGCCCCCTTTCTCCCTCTATCtcctcttcccaccacaggatatgtcaaatttccttttctttccatttcccCAAATTTGTTTTTCATGTACTGATcttaaatgataaaataaaaaaaaagttcacttgttttccaataaaatatttcaaaggcTCAGATGTTCCAAGAAAATCTGCCTTAGAGTCATGACTGAATAAATGTAACAGTGTCCAGTTTTTGTATGAGAAAATGAAGCTTGAGCCTAATATTGATATTTTAGAAATGGAGGAGAGGCCGCTGAGAATAATGGGCTGAAGCCACATAAAGAAAGAAGTAACAAAGCCCCTCAGGCGGAAGAGTTAAGAAAACAGGAGCATTGCCTTACTAGCAAAAGATATTAACCACCAGTGATCCATACTTTCCTTAAGTCCATGTGGAAAGGATAAAACTTCCAGAACCCAAAAGAATCCTGGTGGCACTGGTGATTTTTCAGTCTCCTGCTGAGTAGTAGCTATACGCTAATGATCTAGAAGAATCCTCTAACACAAGCTGTCTGTATCTGTTTCCACAAGTCTTTACAGATTTATCACAGGTAATTGGGAGACATTCTGATTATTTGTAATTATTAGAGGCTGTGTTTGGAAAGTGGTGGTCTATTACTGGTTACCATGGCAGATGTGACTTATACCTAACAACGTGACAGAAAATGCAATGGCTTCTTCATCCACTgcatttcagctggagtgaaGATCCTTCCTCTAGAATACATTGAGAATCAGACAGTCATTCAGCTGTGGGTTTCTTATAGGAGGTATAGACTGGGAAGGGATCCTTCTAAGTCATAGCAACCTGACCACACCACGTGTCTCTCTGCAGGAGTTCTGGGAGCAAGTGTAGCTCTGCCATAGAAACCGTCTTCTCTGACCTGGACCATGCTGCTTTTGACTGGTGCCCAAACATGGTGCCCCTGAGGCAAAGCCCAGGGAGCAGTTGAAAGTGCTGTGGCTGCAACCAGAAAATGA includes:
- the LOC127050232 gene encoding cytochrome c oxidase subunit 7A-related protein, mitochondrial isoform X6 codes for the protein MYYKFSGFSQKLVGAVASAAYVPQGLKPLASTESPTLIFGTPTKLASDSPAAVSSLGKNKVPDLQKLFQLQEETLNSVGGLVT
- the LOC127050232 gene encoding cytochrome c oxidase subunit 7A-related protein, mitochondrial isoform X5 gives rise to the protein MYYKFSGFSQKLVGAVASAAYVPQGLKPLASTESPTLIFGTPTKLASDSPAAVSSLGKNKVPDLQKLFQKADGLPVHLKRGVPDQLLYRTTMALTIGGTIYCLIALYMASQPKSKK